CTGCTCATAGTCGCCGACGGTGGCAATACGTAATGTGGTGGCGATATCTTGAGTAGTAACGCCTTTATCAGCCATTGCCAGTCTATCAGGCGTCACTGTCAATTCTTGGCGCGGTAAACTACGATCGCTAGTAACTGCACCTGCGATAGGTAAGGCGCGAATATCAGTCATGATTTTTTGGACGGTCTGTTCGAGCACTTGTGGATTGGTACTGGTCAAGGAGAAGTTATAGCCAGTCTCGCCGCCACTAGATAAGCCAACGGTAAAGCGCGCACTTGGTACATCTGCCAATATGGCGCTAATGCGCTGTTCAATCTCTTGCTTAGAGCCACGCTCTTTTCTGGGAACAAGCACTATATCTAAACCTGCGATATTTTTTGCCTTCCCACCACTCGAATCTGAACCCATTGACGCTTGCCCTTCGCCAACTGCCGTAAATATATGGGTGACCTCAGGCAATGTCATGATACGCGCACTTGCCAGTGCGGCGACGCGCTCCGTATCGGCAAGCTCAACATCAGGCGTCATCTCAATCGCCACACGGGTTTGGTCAATATCATTATCAGGAATAAAAGCAGTGGGTAGCAGTTTGACCAAGCCTAGTGATGCCACAAATAATACCAAAGTAGCGCCCATCGTTAGCCAACGATGATGTAACGTCCACGTGACCATTTTCAGATACCACGTCATTAGGCGGCTTTGTTTTTCAACATATTTTTTCTCTGGACGCAAAACATAAGCTGCCATCATCGGCGTAATCAAACGCGCCACCATTAATGAGGCAAAAATCGAAAGCGCTGCTGTCCAACCGAACTGACGGAAAAACTGCCCAACAATCCCACCCATAAATGCGGTTGGTAAAAATACCGCAATTAAAGTAAAAGTGGTGGCAACAACAGCAAGCCCAATCTCATCAGCGGCTTCCATCGCCGCTTCATAAGGCGTCTTGCCCATCCGCAGATGGCGCATGATATTTTCGACTTCAACAATCGCATCATCAACCAGTACCCCAATAACCAATGATAATGCCAATAACGAGATAATATTCAGACTAAAATCGAACAGATACATCCCTAAAAAGGTAGGAATAATGGATAACGGCAAGGCAACAGCGGTAACAATGGTCGCACGAATATTGCGCAAAAATAAAAACACTACAATAACGGCTAAGATACCGCCTTCAATCAGCATCCGTAATGATGCTTGATAATCCTCAGCAATCGGGGTGGCGCGATCATAAACTTTATCAACTTTGATATTGCTCATGTCTTTATTTAATTGCACCAACGCGTCATCAACCCGCGCCATGACTTCAACCTCACTAGCACCGCGCGTACGTGTGATGTTAAATGCCACCACCGTTTTGCTATCAAGCTTAGCGATAGAACTGGGATCAGCCGCGCCATCGGTCACTTGCGCTATCTGCCCTAGTGTCTGCGTACCACCAGTCGGCACGTTGATTTGCAACTCATTGAGTTCACGCGCCCGCTCGACTGCGCCTAAAACTCGAATCGTCTGCGTGGTATTACCAACTTTTGCCTCACCACCTGAGCTATCTTGTTGAATGCCTACAATTTGCTGCGACAGCTGCGCAATAGAAAGTTGCAAACCGCTCATCACAATGGGATCAGCTGCCACGGTAATTTGCCGTTCCAAGCCACCGATACGGCTAATCGCACCTACCCCTTGGATATCAGATAGGCGCTTGGTAATCGTGTCATCGACGAACCAAGATAAATCCTCCACGCTCATATTATCGGCAGTGACTGAATAGGTAACGACCGGAAATCCCGAGGTGGAGACTTTAGTAATAATCGGGTCATTAGCCGCAGCAGGCAAATCACCACGCACCTCACCGACGGCGGAACGCACATCATCGACCGCTTCTTGAATGTCTTTATCTAACACAAATTCGGTCACAATGGTCGCCGCGCCAGTTTGGAGCGTACTGCGAATATGCTTAATTCCGGTAATACTGGTCAGCCTATTTTCAATCTTTTTTGCCACGTCATTTTCTAATTGCGACGGCGCGGCACCGGGTAACGTCACGGTTACCACGACCGCTGGCAAATCGATATCAGGGAACTGTTGGACTTTCATTTGCCGAAAGCCAAACAATCCGCCCATTGTCAATAAGACAAACAGTAAAATGGCAACCAGTGGATTCCGAATTGAATAAGCCGACACATTTAAATTCATGGGCGTGCCTGCGTCGCTGGGCTATCGACAACGCGTACCAAGTCACCATCGTTTAAGAAGCTGCCACCTTGTTTCACCACTTTACTGTCAACGGGTATCGGTTCTTTAATAGTGACATTATCGCCTACACGGTCGCCAAGGGTGACGCGCAGCTGCTTGATACGCCCGATGTTTTTAGCATTTTCATTTTTAGCAGTCTGGGTTTTAGCATTGTTGGTATTGTCGTTTTTGGTAGTGTCATTTTCGGTTTTGATATCCGTTACCAGCATCACATAATCGTAGCCATCATTACTGACAATGGCACTATTGGGTACGACCTGTTTACTAGCACTACCCAATTGGAATTCGCCCGATTGATACATGCCTGCGCGCGCAGCAGAATTGGCAACTAAACTGGCATAAATCGTAATTTGGCGATTATTATCCGCTGTCGGTGCGATTCGGCTGACCTCACCCATCACCGATTGATTTTTCGGTAAGCTCACTTTAACCGGCGTACCCACTTTCACCTCGCCAATAAGTTTGGGGTCAATAGACGCTTGCCATTCTAAAATGCCATCTTTAATAATCGTAAAGAGAGGGTCGCTACCCGCAACCATGCCTACGTCAGCCAGTTTTTCACTGATCACGCCACTAACGGGGGCGACCACATTGGCATTGCTCAAGTTCAATCGCTGCGTATTCAGGCGTGCTTTTGCCGCGTCTAAGGATGCCTCCGCTTGTAATTTATTGGTGCGGTAACGGTCAGCTTCTTGTTTACTAATGGCATCAATATCGAGGAGCGGTAACACGCGCGCGGCATCCGTACGTGCATTAGCAAGGGTCGCCTCGGCTTCTGACACATCGGCTTGCGCTTGCAGAACTTGCTGCTGCAACGCAGCGGTATCGAATACGGCAAGTACTTGACCAGCTTTGACCGACTGACCTGCCTCCACTAAGATACGCTCGATTGCCACGCCATTGACCTTACCACTGACAGTAGCAATATCTTTGGCACTAATCGTCCCGTCCGCGCTTAAGGTATTGCCAATATTATCTTGGCTTGGCTGTATCGTTTCCACGGATAATACGGTCTGTTCAGGAGTGTCAGCAGTCGCACTGGCATCCTTGTTCTGCGTACTACTCACACCGTTTACCGCAAGTGGCGCATCTGTTACCGCAGCATCCTTACTGCCCCAATATTTACCCAATAATACGCCCACGACTAGTACGGCAACGATGACAGGTATCAGCCACAGCGGATATTTTGACGATGACTTATTTATGCTGGCATCAGGCTGGCGATAAGGTGGCAGCTCATTTTCAGGCGGTAACTCAGTTCCATGCGTTCGCTCAGGGTTAGAATCTTGCTGAGCTTTGGGGTTTTTCTGAATATTGGGATCTTGAAAGTCACTCATAATGGGTCTCTATAGTTGAGCGCAACAATTAAAGTTAAATCATAAAAATTAAATAATTACCGCTGTCAGTTATTATATTTTGAATGCATAAAAAGTTTAATGGGTCAAATTAAGCATTGGTATAACGGCTTGCCTCTGGCATCCAACGCTGAATAAGTTGGCTGACATCAGCTTTACGCTCAGGATTACTGATAATGTGTCTTGCCAGTCGCTGCGCTATCGCAAACAACTGCTCATCCCGAATCAGGTCGGCTAAATAATAGCCAATATTACCTGTTTGCCGTTTGCCTAATAGCTCGCCCGGACCGCGTAGCTCTAAGTCTTTTTGGGCAATGACAAAACCGTCGGTACTTTCACGCAGCACATTAAGTCGTTCCGTGCCAGTTTCTGATAATGGGGTTTGATATAGCAACACACAATAGCTTTTAGTTGAGCCACGCCCGACACGACCACGTAATTGATGCAATTGCGACAATCCCAACCGTTCGGCATTTTCAATAACCATTAACGAGGCATTTGGCACATCAACACCAACTTCAATTACCGTAGTGGCAATTAATAAATCCAATTGTCCTGCTTTAAAGGCTTGCATCACAGCTTGTTTATCAGCGGCTTTCATTTTGCCATGGACTAAGCCAATACGAATATCTAAGCGCTCATTTAAATCTTCGTAAGTGGCTTCAGCCGCCTGCGCATCTAAGGCGGTCGATTCCTCTACCAACGAGCACACCCAATACCCTTGCCTGCCTGCGGCACAATTCACCGCGATACGTTCAATAACTTCATCACGGCGATTGCGGTCAATGGTGACGGTGGTAATCGGGGTGCGTCCCGGTGGCAATTCATCAATAATGGACGTATCCATATCACCGTAGACACTCATTGCCAGCGTGCGCGGAATCGGTGTTGCGGTCATAATCAGCTGATGGGGCGTGCTGCCCGTGACGCCTTTATTGGTCAACGCCATCCGTTGTTCAACGCCAAATCGGTGCTGCTCATCAATAATAACTAAGCCCAATTTGGCAAATTGCACTTGCTCTTGAAACAGCGCATGGGTACCGACAACCACTTGCACGGTATTGTCGGCAACTTCCGTTAACGCTTCGCGGCGCTGTTTTGCTGTTTGCTTACCCGCTAACCAACCAACACCAATCCCCAATGGCTCAAACCATTGCTTAAAATTGGTTAAATGCTGCTCGGCTAATATCTCTGTCGGTGCCATGACGGCTACTTGCCAGCCACTATCAAGCGCAAATCCTGCTGCACCTGCCGCTACCAAGGTTTTACCCGCGCCCACATCACCTTGCACTAAGCGCAGCATGGGCACTGAGGTTGCCATATCAGCGGTGATATCCTGCATTACTCGAGTTTGCGCACCTGTTAAACTAAACGGCAAGGCAGCAAATAACTGCTCAGTCGTCGGACTTTGAGGGGCGCACTTTGGCGCTTTATGTTGATGTAACTGCTGGCGACGATACAATAGACTGAGCTGATGGGCGGTCAACTCTTCAATAATTAAACGCTGACAGGCGGCATGCGTACGCGCGCTTAACTGGGTTAATAAATGATATTGCTGCCCAGAATCGGTATAAGTGGGCGGGGTATGTAATAACACCAATGCCTCAAATATCGTTAAGTTATAAACGTTTTGAGCGGCTTGACTCTTTATTTCATCAGTTATTTCATCAAATTTTGAACAATCATAAGTAGAGGGATTGGCTTTTTGTACTTGGTTTTCCGTTACTTGGTTTTCCGTTACTTGGTTTTCCGGTACACGCTGAACTAGCGTAGAAAAAATATCTTCCGTTTCTAACTTATTATTTTCAGCAATTTTTGCTGTATTATTGAATGAATTAAAGGACACTAAAGGTAAATCGGCAACGGTCGCAAAATCCTCAGCGGTAAAGAGCGTCATTGGCAGACCTTGGCTACGAACCGTTTGCAATGCCAATTTAATTAAAGTACGCAGCTTATTTTGATGCAAGCCTTTTACCGTTGGATAAATCGGTTGCAGACCTGTATTGGTAACGGGTGCGCTATCTGTAAGGATTTGATATTCAGGATGATGTAGCTGTTTACCATAGCGGCTGACCTTGACCTCGCCGAACAGCTGCAAGCGCGTGCCTACACTCATTGATTGCAACAAACTGGGATAGACCTTAAAAAACCGCAGCCCAATCGTACCGCTACCATCATCGATAATCACCGTCATGCCGCTACTTTTATTATCAACATGCACGATACGCCCAACCATCAACGCCGCTTGCCCGTGCATCGTCTCACCAATCGCCACGATGCGACTGCGGTCTTCATAATCACGCGGCAAGTGCAACAATAAATCAAAAACTCGCACAATACCCATTTGCGCCAACTGCTCAGCAACTTTTGGTCCAACGCCTGCGAGTGCCGTTACAGGCATATCCAGCGACGACATTACTTGTCCCACTGTTCCATTGACAGAAGCAGTATCGAATAAAGTGGCGGATAAATGACTGGCAGATGTCGGCATTAAAAAGTCCTAACCCTATGATTGTTGGATATCTATTGTTAAGTGTTGTACTGCTAACATCCTTGCTATAGCTGTATAAAAATACTATAAAATGATAATAATCAACATACTACAAAAATAACACGTTCCAAACATTATAACTGACAAAGGTCTTGATTATGCTAAGTGATTTAGTAATGATGCGTCTCGATATTTAAGCGTTAATAACGTATCTCTGTTTCCTATATCTTCGATTTAATGTTCATCGACAAGGCTACTTTATGTCCGCTATTCTACTTAACCGCTTTATCAATCACTTTATTGACAACCCTGTTCAAAAACACCTACCTTTATCCTTATTACTACGTAGCAGTTTGGTTAGTGCTCTAGGTTTGCTAACCAATGCCTGTAATAGTATTCCCTCTGCTGCTCCTGTGCAAATTGCGCCTAAGCCTTATATTCCCAGTGTCGCTTTAGTGTTAGGTGGTGGCGGTGCGAAAGGTTTTGCTCATGTTGGCGTTATCAAAGCCCTAGAAGAAAGTGGCATTACTCCGACGTTGGTGGTCGGCACCAGTGTCGGCAGCTTAGTGGGTAGCCTTTATGCCAGTGGCTATACGGCAGCCCAGCTCGAACAATTGGCATTGACCACACCTGATAGCGCATTGACCGACTTTACCTTATCTAAGCAAGGTTTTATTGAAGGGATTAAACTTAAAAACTTTATCAATGCAAAAGTGGGTGGACGTCCGATAGAAGCCTTTCCTATCACATTTGCGGCAGTGGCGACTGAAAAAGAAAGTTTAACCAAAGCCGTTTTCACCGAAGGCGACGCGGGACTTGCGGTACAAGCCTCTTGTAGTATCCCTAATATCTTTATTGCCCCGCGTATTCCAGAACGCGTAGGCAAAAAATACGTTGATGGTGGCGTAGTGAGTCTAGTGCCTGTCGATAGCGCCCGTGATTTGGGCGCTGATATAATTATCGCCGTTGACGTGACTGATTCTAGCTCTAATTCTAATTCCGGTACTAAGGCGACTGCGCTTACTAATACTAAGCTACCTACTATCACCTCATTAAGTAGCTTTTGGGGCTTATTGGAATATAATTTAACGGCTAATTTTAATAGTAACTCAACCACGCCGCGTAAGCCTACCTCAAATGCTGAACGGCAACGCGCTGATATTGTCATTACCCCAAATGTTAGCCATATTAGCTCACTCGATACCAGCCAGCGCAAAGCCTTAATTAGTGCGGGCAGCCAAGCAACCACACCACAAATTACCTCCATCAAAAAATTAATTGCCGAGAAATCTACCAGTAAATACGCCGCGCTGTAGCAACTGTATCAAAGAAACGGCGGCTATAAAGGTCGCATAAAATGTCACGCATAAAAAACCCTCATAAATCGTATCCAATTTATGAGGGTTAGCTGAAATAATAATGTTTTTCTGACAACACTAAATCTCTTATTTTTAATCAGAAAAATAGCGACTGAAGTTATGAAGTAGTAAAGTCTAATTCAAACACTCTTGACGTGCCACTGACCTCGAATCCAACCAATAATAATGGCTTGCCTGATGGCGAGTCAGCTTTAGAGATAAACGTCAGACCTTCTGGACCCAAATCCCCATCGGCATTCGCGGCGGCAGTGCCTTTTTTAGCAGCTGCTAATTTGGCATCATCAAAGCTGCGCGTGTTAATTTCACCGAGCAATTTGACGTTCAGCGGATCCGTGACATCAAACGCCATAATGCTAGAAATGCGCTCAAGCCCTACAAAAGCAATGGTTTGCGCACCAACTCGACCTATCACGATACCTTCAGGCTCAATCCCTTTATTATTGCTGCGATTGTCGAAGTCATTTTTATCATTACTGGCGTTAAAGTTCTTCGGGTATTTATCCGCAACATATTTTTCCATCAAGCTGCCACTGTCATAAATGGGCGCACTCATATTGTCGGCATCCCAGATGCTAAAGGAGCGCGCACCAAAGCTGTATAAGGTGCCATAAACGCCCTGTTTATTGGCATCACCCATGACGGACGAAAAAGCCAATTTGCCCAGCGCTTTATCATTAACACAGTCGAACCCGTGACACGCTAGGGTATTATATTTACTGCCATCTACTTTTATATCTTTAATGCTTATCTCCTCATTAAAGCTACCCCACTCGCGGGCGTCACCTTCGTTAGCAGTCACGATATAATTTTTCTTACCAATAGAATAGGTGTCAATGGCGTCTGGCATATACATGCCCATCACAGGCCATGTGGTGATATTAATGCCGCCATCCTTATTGCTAACATCCAGCTCGTTACCGATTTTTGAATGGTCTTTAGCGCCGAGCGCTTTAATACTGGTCACAGTTGCACTGGCAATATCAATAAACGCAATGGCATTATTTTCTTGTAAGCTCACATAAGCCGTCTTGCCGTCTTCCGCCACTGTGATATATTCCGGCTCTAAATCTTCAGCAACACTGCTCATGGTGCCATCGGCTTTTTGCCCAAAAATACGCACACCAGAATCTATTAAAGATTGCTTTTGCGAATTATAAGCATCAAAGGTTGCGGTCATGACGATAGGACGGTTGACATCTGTTAAATTAATAATGCTCACTGAGCCTTCAGGATCGATTTGATACTGGTCATCCGGCTCGCCTTCATTGGCGACGAGCAATGTTTTACCATCGGGAGTAAAAGTGAGCATATCCGGTAACGCTCCAACTTCAATGCTGCTGATACGTGCCAACGTTTTGGCATCATATAACACTACGTAACCCTTATCGGTCTTTACATTGGCTTGCACGGCTAAAGCGACAATATCACCGTGCACCGCCACACTATTGACCGTGCTACCAATATCTGACACATCAAGCGACGTCACCAAGGTAGGATTATGGATATTTTTTAGATGTAATACATCCGCTTTTTTATTTTGCGCATTGACCACAAAAACGCGCTGAGTTGCTGGATGAAACGCAGTAATCTCAGCTGCAGATTCTTTAAAGCCACCATGCACATAACTGCCCGCAGGCACAAAAGTCACTTTAGAATAAATAACACTTTCGACAGGCTCTTGAACGACGCCTGAAACTATTTCATTGTTATTGTTATTGTTCTTTTTATCGTCATCAGCATTACAGGCAGTCAATGCCGTTATCGCTAGCATCGGTATCAACACCTTCATGCCAGCTCGGGTTAATGCATTCAATAATGTTCGGCGCATGGGGTTATTCATGTGGCTCTTCATGAGCAATATCCTTATTCATTTATTATTGTCGATAGCGTGTCACTATGATGCATAGCGTGTCGCGCTATCGTAGCGTATGAATATGAAAGTCCAATGACAACGATGCTTAGCTTATTAATCCATCCCATTTATGTTATGAGTTTTTAAAATACTGGCGCATAAAAAAAGCACTACAGTTATTAGCTGTAGTGCTTTTTTTGAAAAACTTAATAATAAATCTATTTCACGCGAGCGCGATATTTCACCATCACCGTCTCATTTAGACCAACACCGTCAATATCCCAACGCACCGCTTTGTAATACTTTAATGGCACTTCTTGCACTTTTCCATCGATATTAGCGCGTAATGGCATACGGGCAAAGGTATTGCCATCGGCACTGCCATAAGGGAAATCTGGCGCAAGATCACCTAGCATTTCAACTTGCTCAGGAATACTCATGGTGACCGTCATTTTACGCACCCGATCAGGATTAGTATTGGTAAATAGACCTTGATACTCTAAGATATTACCCGATTGCAAACGGGTATTGGCAGTGACCGGCACCAATAGCTCTTTACCATTGGCATCGACACTAATAAGCGCAGCCGTAATCTTGCTATTGACCGCTTGTACAGTTGAGCGACTGTTATTATCCGCTTGAACCGCGATTGTGCTACCCATTGCAGGCTCTGGAACAGGCAACATCGCCGAAGCTTGCGTGACTGCCATTGCACCAACCAAGGTACCGGCAACAACGTGAAACAAGCGGTGACCGCTCCAAGTGGCAAACGGATTGGCAAAATGGTTATTTTTTTTCATAATAATGGTTATTCCTAGTTAATGTGTCGATAAAAAGGTACTCAAAGAGAAGAACAATAGGATAGCCGAGCCTTGTGAATACGTGATTCACGTCAATACGTCATTAGCCACTTTTTAATTTTAAATAAATGAGTTTCAATGGGTCATGCTACGGCTAAAATGCTATGAAAACGACTACTGGGCAATATACTATATACAAGCCAGTCATATTTAGCATAGC
This genomic window from Psychrobacter urativorans contains:
- a CDS encoding efflux RND transporter permease subunit, encoding MNLNVSAYSIRNPLVAILLFVLLTMGGLFGFRQMKVQQFPDIDLPAVVVTVTLPGAAPSQLENDVAKKIENRLTSITGIKHIRSTLQTGAATIVTEFVLDKDIQEAVDDVRSAVGEVRGDLPAAANDPIITKVSTSGFPVVTYSVTADNMSVEDLSWFVDDTITKRLSDIQGVGAISRIGGLERQITVAADPIVMSGLQLSIAQLSQQIVGIQQDSSGGEAKVGNTTQTIRVLGAVERARELNELQINVPTGGTQTLGQIAQVTDGAADPSSIAKLDSKTVVAFNITRTRGASEVEVMARVDDALVQLNKDMSNIKVDKVYDRATPIAEDYQASLRMLIEGGILAVIVVFLFLRNIRATIVTAVALPLSIIPTFLGMYLFDFSLNIISLLALSLVIGVLVDDAIVEVENIMRHLRMGKTPYEAAMEAADEIGLAVVATTFTLIAVFLPTAFMGGIVGQFFRQFGWTAALSIFASLMVARLITPMMAAYVLRPEKKYVEKQSRLMTWYLKMVTWTLHHRWLTMGATLVLFVASLGLVKLLPTAFIPDNDIDQTRVAIEMTPDVELADTERVAALASARIMTLPEVTHIFTAVGEGQASMGSDSSGGKAKNIAGLDIVLVPRKERGSKQEIEQRISAILADVPSARFTVGLSSGGETGYNFSLTSTNPQVLEQTVQKIMTDIRALPIAGAVTSDRSLPRQELTVTPDRLAMADKGVTTQDIATTLRIATVGDYEQRLSKLNLDTRQIPIVVRLPDVAKQSVNQLEGLYVPSARPAGQGVRVGEVAALDFGTGPAQISRLDRERAISITVQPANGELGELVKAVKNTPTMQKLPASITIIEQGQAENMAELFSGFVIAMSVGIVCILGVLILLFGRLLQPFTILMALPLSIGGAFVGLVLTKSSLSMPSMIGFIMLMGIATKNSILLVDYALIAQRRGLARFDAIIDSCHKRARPIIMTTIAMGAGMLPLVFGWGEADPTFRRPMAAAVLGGLVTSTLLSLVVIPVVYTLMDDVSNWFAKWLVPHGKDKSVAKDS
- a CDS encoding efflux RND transporter periplasmic adaptor subunit; amino-acid sequence: MSDFQDPNIQKNPKAQQDSNPERTHGTELPPENELPPYRQPDASINKSSSKYPLWLIPVIVAVLVVGVLLGKYWGSKDAAVTDAPLAVNGVSSTQNKDASATADTPEQTVLSVETIQPSQDNIGNTLSADGTISAKDIATVSGKVNGVAIERILVEAGQSVKAGQVLAVFDTAALQQQVLQAQADVSEAEATLANARTDAARVLPLLDIDAISKQEADRYRTNKLQAEASLDAAKARLNTQRLNLSNANVVAPVSGVISEKLADVGMVAGSDPLFTIIKDGILEWQASIDPKLIGEVKVGTPVKVSLPKNQSVMGEVSRIAPTADNNRQITIYASLVANSAARAGMYQSGEFQLGSASKQVVPNSAIVSNDGYDYVMLVTDIKTENDTTKNDNTNNAKTQTAKNENAKNIGRIKQLRVTLGDRVGDNVTIKEPIPVDSKVVKQGGSFLNDGDLVRVVDSPATQARP
- the recG gene encoding ATP-dependent DNA helicase RecG — translated: MPTSASHLSATLFDTASVNGTVGQVMSSLDMPVTALAGVGPKVAEQLAQMGIVRVFDLLLHLPRDYEDRSRIVAIGETMHGQAALMVGRIVHVDNKSSGMTVIIDDGSGTIGLRFFKVYPSLLQSMSVGTRLQLFGEVKVSRYGKQLHHPEYQILTDSAPVTNTGLQPIYPTVKGLHQNKLRTLIKLALQTVRSQGLPMTLFTAEDFATVADLPLVSFNSFNNTAKIAENNKLETEDIFSTLVQRVPENQVTENQVTENQVQKANPSTYDCSKFDEITDEIKSQAAQNVYNLTIFEALVLLHTPPTYTDSGQQYHLLTQLSARTHAACQRLIIEELTAHQLSLLYRRQQLHQHKAPKCAPQSPTTEQLFAALPFSLTGAQTRVMQDITADMATSVPMLRLVQGDVGAGKTLVAAGAAGFALDSGWQVAVMAPTEILAEQHLTNFKQWFEPLGIGVGWLAGKQTAKQRREALTEVADNTVQVVVGTHALFQEQVQFAKLGLVIIDEQHRFGVEQRMALTNKGVTGSTPHQLIMTATPIPRTLAMSVYGDMDTSIIDELPPGRTPITTVTIDRNRRDEVIERIAVNCAAGRQGYWVCSLVEESTALDAQAAEATYEDLNERLDIRIGLVHGKMKAADKQAVMQAFKAGQLDLLIATTVIEVGVDVPNASLMVIENAERLGLSQLHQLRGRVGRGSTKSYCVLLYQTPLSETGTERLNVLRESTDGFVIAQKDLELRGPGELLGKRQTGNIGYYLADLIRDEQLFAIAQRLARHIISNPERKADVSQLIQRWMPEASRYTNA
- a CDS encoding patatin-like phospholipase family protein, whose translation is MSAILLNRFINHFIDNPVQKHLPLSLLLRSSLVSALGLLTNACNSIPSAAPVQIAPKPYIPSVALVLGGGGAKGFAHVGVIKALEESGITPTLVVGTSVGSLVGSLYASGYTAAQLEQLALTTPDSALTDFTLSKQGFIEGIKLKNFINAKVGGRPIEAFPITFAAVATEKESLTKAVFTEGDAGLAVQASCSIPNIFIAPRIPERVGKKYVDGGVVSLVPVDSARDLGADIIIAVDVTDSSSNSNSGTKATALTNTKLPTITSLSSFWGLLEYNLTANFNSNSTTPRKPTSNAERQRADIVITPNVSHISSLDTSQRKALISAGSQATTPQITSIKKLIAEKSTSKYAAL
- a CDS encoding choice-of-anchor I family protein codes for the protein MKSHMNNPMRRTLLNALTRAGMKVLIPMLAITALTACNADDDKKNNNNNNEIVSGVVQEPVESVIYSKVTFVPAGSYVHGGFKESAAEITAFHPATQRVFVVNAQNKKADVLHLKNIHNPTLVTSLDVSDIGSTVNSVAVHGDIVALAVQANVKTDKGYVVLYDAKTLARISSIEVGALPDMLTFTPDGKTLLVANEGEPDDQYQIDPEGSVSIINLTDVNRPIVMTATFDAYNSQKQSLIDSGVRIFGQKADGTMSSVAEDLEPEYITVAEDGKTAYVSLQENNAIAFIDIASATVTSIKALGAKDHSKIGNELDVSNKDGGINITTWPVMGMYMPDAIDTYSIGKKNYIVTANEGDAREWGSFNEEISIKDIKVDGSKYNTLACHGFDCVNDKALGKLAFSSVMGDANKQGVYGTLYSFGARSFSIWDADNMSAPIYDSGSLMEKYVADKYPKNFNASNDKNDFDNRSNNKGIEPEGIVIGRVGAQTIAFVGLERISSIMAFDVTDPLNVKLLGEINTRSFDDAKLAAAKKGTAAANADGDLGPEGLTFISKADSPSGKPLLLVGFEVSGTSRVFELDFTTS